The nucleotide sequence TATTACCTGGAACCTGCCAGCCCCGATTCGCCCTGGAGCCTGAAACCTCTCCAGCCTTACGAAAAGATTCTGCCAGGAACCTGCCTCTCCTGGGGACTGTCCCGGTTCCATCTCAACTGGCACCTGCCCGATCTCAAGCAAACAGATATTGTGGTGTTGAATGGATATCAAAGTCTGACATCTCAGATCATCCTGAATTACACCACCCGGAAAATTCCCTGCATCTTCTGGGGTGAAAAGATGGTAGCAGCTTCCGGCGGGGTGAAGGGGAAGCTGCAAAAAGCACTGGCAAAAGGATTGCAACAATGCAGTGCGATCGCGGCGATCGGTTCCAGAGCCGTTGCAGACTACCAGAACCGCTTCCCTGACAAGCCCATCTTCAACATTCCCTACTACTGCGATCTGTCCCCTTTCAGTACGGATATGCCCCAGCGCCCACGGGAACCGATCACGATTCTGTTGTGTGGACAGATGATTGCCCGTAAGGGCGTCGATCTGCTGTTGAATGCCTTTGAGCGGCTGATTCAATCAGGCTACACTGCCCGCCTGCTACTGGTGGGGCGGGAGGCAGAACTGCCCCACATGCTGAAATCCGTCTCGCCTGAAACCAGACAGCAGATTGAATACGCCGGGTTTCAGGAACCCGAACATTTACCCCGGTTCTTTCGACAGGCAGACCTGTTTGTGCTCCCCAGTCGCTATGACGGTTGGGGGGTTGTGGTGAATCAGGCCTTGGGTGCCGGGTTGCCCATCATTTGTGCTGATGCGGTGGGTGCTGCTCAAGATCTGGTAGAACCGGGGGTGAACGGGTTTATTTTTCAACCTGGGGATACGGATGGGCTGCTACAGGCGCTCACCCATTATTTGCAACATCCTGAACAGATCCAGGCTGCCAGTCAGGCTTCGCTACAGAAAGCTGCCGCCTGGTCGCCAGCCGTGGGAGCAAACCGCTGGCTTGAAGTTTTGGAAAAGTTTACGGATAAGGGCAACTATCCCAGAAATAGGATTTAGTGTCACGACTGAAATCTTCATGCCTTCCCGCCGCCTGCGCGTCCTGTTCCTGGCATCCTACTTTCCCAAGCCAGATAATCCTCTGATGGGTACCTGGGCACTGTCCCAGGCCCAGGCACTTGCCCGTCAGGATATAGATCTACTGGTCGCGTCTTTTACTGCCTGGGTGCCTGCCAGTCTGGCTCTCACCCCTGGCGCAAAGGCCTATGCCCACTGCCCCCAGCACTACACCTGGTCAGGTTCAGTGGATACCCGTTACCCCCGCTGGCTCTATTACCCGGTAAATCCCTTTAAGCGGTGGGCATATACTGACCCTGTCCCCTATCTCAAACTGGCCTGGGGGTCTGCCCGGCAGGAGCTTTGCCAGATCATTACAGAATTTCAACCAGATGTGATCTTCTGTCACCACAGCCTGCCCAATGGGTGGGTTGTGGCTCAGCTTCCGCCCCCTTTTCGACGCCCTTTCCTGACCCTGGATCACGATTTTGATGAAATCAGGGATTGTCACATCTACCCCCGTCGTCGAATGGCGATTCAAACTGTGGCAGACCATGCCTGGGCAATGTTGGCAGTGGCGAGCCGGATGGAGCATGATATTCAACAATTATTTCCCCAGGTGCGGAGCCTGACCCACCATAACGGAGTTGACCCTATCCCCCAATCCCTCTGGAATCAACCACGCCCCTCTGAACTCTGGCATAAAAAAATCATTCTGTCCTGTGCCTTGTTTGCCGAGCGCAAAGGAATTCCCCTTCTGATTGAGGCCTTCTACCAGATTGCCTCTGCCCATCCCAATGCGATTCTGCGGATTATTGGGTCTGGTCCCGATGAGGAGAACGTGCGGGCTACGGTTGAGAGGTTAAACCTGGGCGATCGCGTCCAACTGCTGGGTAAAAAGCCCCACCCTGAAGTGCTGCAAGAAATGGTGTGGGCAGACGGCTTTGCCCTGGTGGGTTGGGATGAACCCTTTGCCACGGTTTACCTGGAAGCAATGGCAGCCGGGTTGCCCATCCTCTGCTGTAGTGATGGCGGCATCAATGATGTGATTCAAAACGAGGTTCATGGCTTCACCGTTCCTCCTAAAGATATGGCGGCTACGGCAGCAGCACTGGATCGGATGTTAATTGATGATGTCAGACGTAGAGAAATGGGTGTTAATGCCCGTCAGCTAATTCATCAGAAATTAACCTGGGATGCCAGGGCAAAGGAGTTATTGGATTTGTTTGAGAAAGCAGTTTCAAGTCCAGTTCAGAATGTAGCGATCGCATAATCACTGTATCAGTCACACACCAGGCAGGGGAGTATCTTCATGTCAATGTCAAATGATTATTACGAGCCATATTCTGATTCGTTATCTACTTATGCTTATCCTGAGAAAAAGTATTATCCACCAGCAGCTTCCCCAGAAGGTACTTTCATTTTTCTGATTGGACTGGCGGCAGCTTATGTTTTAATTCCGACCTCCGCGGCACCCTCTGAAATGGCAAGAACCGTGGCCATTATTAGTGCAGCAGCCTTAGGGATCAGCATCTTACTGGATAGTCGAAAAGGACTGCAAAATCTATTAAGGGCAGATTTAATCTGCCTGGTGGGAATTTATTTCCTCACGCTGGTGGAGTTTCTGTTTCCCCAAACAGAATTTGATGAGCGACTGACCGTGGAGCAAACCTATCAGGCACTTGTGGTGGTTCTGGTAGGTTTGGCGGCTCTGGCGATCGGTCGCCATTTGGTATCCCAGAAACCTGCCCGCTCCAGTCAGCTAAACTTTGGAGATATTTCCAATTCTCTATTAATTTGGGTCTTAATTGTGTCAGCATTTCTGGGCTACCTGGATATGCTGCTTTCAGTTGATTTTAATATTCCTGAAATGGTTGATGCCATGCTGTCACCCAGATTCACCCAACCCTGGGTCAGGCCCAAACTGGGCAGTTGGCGTACCTTTATCACAGAGCTTAACCTGCTGCTTTACGTCATTCCCGCTCTGGCTGGAGTGGTATGGAATCGCCGCCGTTCATTTTCAGCGTTTCAACTGAGTATTGTGGCAGTGCTATTTCTATTTACACTGTTTTTTGGATTTTCAGGCGGAACGCGCAATATTTTTGTTGCCTATCTATCTATTTTTCTTGTGAGTTACCTGGTAACGCTACCAAAGCATAATTTTAGAAACACTGTAGTCCCAATCATTGGAACAGCACTCCTGACTTTGTTTGCGAGTTATCACATGCTTGAGTTCAGGACCATGGGCTTAAGAAATTATCTGGAGAATCAGGTCTATGCCGGTGATACGGTGAGAGATACTCTATCGGTTGACTACAATCTCTGGTCGATCGGTATGATTACCGATGCTTTACCTGCCAAACACGAGTTCCTGGGGTTTGAAATCATTTATTGGGCATTGATCAGACCAATTCCCAGAGTTCTGTTTCCTGGCAAACCAGAAGACTTGAGCCTCACCATTGAGGAAATTGCTGGTGCAGAAGGGTGGACTGTGGCAGCAACCTATCTGGGTGAAGCCTATATGGCATGGGGCATGGTGGGAGTCATTGTCATTTCTCTGTTGTTTGGTGCTCTGGCAGCCTGGTGGAACCGCATGGCACTGCAAAGACAATCCGCTTATGCCATGATGACCTACGCTCTGGGCTTCGCAACGGCTGGAATCACTATGCGCAGCATGTTCTGGCTAACAACAATGAGTTTGCCAATTGTGGCCCTGCTTGGTTTGAAGAAAACAGGTCTGATCCGATTGAGAAAAGTGACTCCTTTACCTTAATTACCCTGGACTCTCTAACAACTAACAACCAACTCCTCTCTTCTCTCTTCTCTCTCCTCTCTTCTCTCTCCTCTACAAGTCATTTCTATGAAAGTTCTGCATGTCATTCCGTCCATCAGTCCCATTATGGGAGGGCCACCACAGGTTGCTCTTAATCTTGTGTGGGCATTAAGAAATCTGGGCGTTGAGGCTGAAATTGCAACCACAAACTTTAATGGCTCTGAGCCAATGGATGTGCCCTTAAATCAACGGGTCAAATATCCAATTGCTCCCAACGAAAAGGCTTCTGTCCCTGTCTGGTTTCTGCCATTTCGCCCCCCCGCCCTGAAGGAGTTTATTTTTTCGCCGGCTCTGGCAGGCTGGCTCTGGCAGCACATCCAGGACTATGATGTGCTGGATAATCACTATCTGTTTTCCTTTGCGCCTACCTGTGCCGCCGCGATCGC is from Leptothermofonsia sichuanensis E412 and encodes:
- a CDS encoding glycosyltransferase family 4 protein translates to MDSTTRLHATFYSIVPSPYQRDLFYALSQRPEIQLTVYYLEPASPDSPWSLKPLQPYEKILPGTCLSWGLSRFHLNWHLPDLKQTDIVVLNGYQSLTSQIILNYTTRKIPCIFWGEKMVAASGGVKGKLQKALAKGLQQCSAIAAIGSRAVADYQNRFPDKPIFNIPYYCDLSPFSTDMPQRPREPITILLCGQMIARKGVDLLLNAFERLIQSGYTARLLLVGREAELPHMLKSVSPETRQQIEYAGFQEPEHLPRFFRQADLFVLPSRYDGWGVVVNQALGAGLPIICADAVGAAQDLVEPGVNGFIFQPGDTDGLLQALTHYLQHPEQIQAASQASLQKAAAWSPAVGANRWLEVLEKFTDKGNYPRNRI
- a CDS encoding glycosyltransferase family 4 protein is translated as MPSRRLRVLFLASYFPKPDNPLMGTWALSQAQALARQDIDLLVASFTAWVPASLALTPGAKAYAHCPQHYTWSGSVDTRYPRWLYYPVNPFKRWAYTDPVPYLKLAWGSARQELCQIITEFQPDVIFCHHSLPNGWVVAQLPPPFRRPFLTLDHDFDEIRDCHIYPRRRMAIQTVADHAWAMLAVASRMEHDIQQLFPQVRSLTHHNGVDPIPQSLWNQPRPSELWHKKIILSCALFAERKGIPLLIEAFYQIASAHPNAILRIIGSGPDEENVRATVERLNLGDRVQLLGKKPHPEVLQEMVWADGFALVGWDEPFATVYLEAMAAGLPILCCSDGGINDVIQNEVHGFTVPPKDMAATAAALDRMLIDDVRRREMGVNARQLIHQKLTWDARAKELLDLFEKAVSSPVQNVAIA
- a CDS encoding O-antigen polymerase — protein: MSMSNDYYEPYSDSLSTYAYPEKKYYPPAASPEGTFIFLIGLAAAYVLIPTSAAPSEMARTVAIISAAALGISILLDSRKGLQNLLRADLICLVGIYFLTLVEFLFPQTEFDERLTVEQTYQALVVVLVGLAALAIGRHLVSQKPARSSQLNFGDISNSLLIWVLIVSAFLGYLDMLLSVDFNIPEMVDAMLSPRFTQPWVRPKLGSWRTFITELNLLLYVIPALAGVVWNRRRSFSAFQLSIVAVLFLFTLFFGFSGGTRNIFVAYLSIFLVSYLVTLPKHNFRNTVVPIIGTALLTLFASYHMLEFRTMGLRNYLENQVYAGDTVRDTLSVDYNLWSIGMITDALPAKHEFLGFEIIYWALIRPIPRVLFPGKPEDLSLTIEEIAGAEGWTVAATYLGEAYMAWGMVGVIVISLLFGALAAWWNRMALQRQSAYAMMTYALGFATAGITMRSMFWLTTMSLPIVALLGLKKTGLIRLRKVTPLP